Proteins from a single region of Anaerolineae bacterium:
- the leuC gene encoding 3-isopropylmalate dehydratase large subunit yields MPKTLFEKIWDAHVVVQEEGAPAVLYIDAHLIHEVTSPQAFAVLRERGLKVRRPDRTFATMDHAIPTRDLDIALWPADAAHQVQTLRKNCADFGITLYDIEGDAQGIVHVIGPELGITQPGMTIVCGDSHTSTHGAFGALAFGIGTSEVSHVLATQCLLQHKPKTYAINIEGKPGLGVTAKDIILAIIRQIGVGGGTGHVFEYRGSTIRHLSMEQRMTICNMSIEGGARAGLIAPDEITFAYLQGRPFAPQGAEWDRAVARWRELVTDEGAVFDKETTIRVDALAPMVTYGTNPGMGITIEERIPRPEDLDSDDERRALEKALAYMGLKPGQPIAGQPVDYVFIGSCTNSRIEDLRLAASVVKGRRVADGVVALVVPGSKRVKAQAEAEGLDRIFREAGFEWRGAGCSMCLAMNEDKVPAGKYCASTSNRNFEGRQGKGARTFLMSPLMAAAAAVHGRIVDVRELL; encoded by the coding sequence GTGCCCAAGACGCTGTTCGAAAAGATTTGGGATGCACACGTGGTGGTGCAGGAGGAAGGCGCACCAGCCGTGCTTTACATAGACGCTCACCTGATCCACGAGGTCACCTCGCCGCAGGCCTTCGCCGTCTTGCGGGAGCGGGGCCTGAAGGTACGTCGCCCCGATCGCACCTTCGCCACGATGGATCATGCCATCCCCACCCGCGACCTGGATATCGCACTATGGCCGGCAGACGCTGCCCATCAGGTGCAGACGCTGCGCAAGAACTGCGCCGACTTCGGGATCACTTTGTACGACATCGAAGGGGATGCGCAGGGTATTGTGCACGTCATCGGCCCGGAGCTGGGCATCACCCAGCCGGGGATGACCATCGTTTGCGGAGATAGCCACACGTCCACTCACGGCGCCTTCGGCGCGCTAGCCTTCGGCATCGGCACTAGCGAGGTCAGCCACGTGCTGGCGACGCAGTGCCTCCTGCAGCACAAGCCCAAGACGTATGCTATCAACATTGAAGGCAAGCCAGGTCTGGGTGTTACGGCCAAGGACATCATCCTGGCGATCATCCGCCAGATTGGCGTGGGTGGTGGCACGGGACATGTGTTTGAGTACCGCGGCTCGACGATTCGCCATCTGAGCATGGAGCAGCGGATGACCATCTGCAACATGTCCATCGAGGGTGGAGCGCGGGCCGGCTTGATCGCGCCGGATGAGATCACGTTCGCCTATCTTCAGGGGCGGCCATTTGCCCCGCAGGGAGCCGAGTGGGATCGCGCCGTGGCTCGCTGGCGGGAGTTAGTCACCGACGAAGGGGCTGTTTTCGATAAGGAGACGACGATCCGTGTGGACGCCCTGGCGCCGATGGTCACCTATGGAACGAACCCAGGCATGGGGATCACCATCGAGGAACGCATCCCGCGTCCTGAAGATCTGGATAGCGATGACGAGCGCCGTGCGCTGGAGAAAGCGCTCGCTTATATGGGGCTGAAGCCGGGACAGCCCATTGCTGGACAGCCGGTAGACTACGTGTTCATCGGCTCATGCACGAACTCCCGCATCGAGGATCTGCGCCTGGCGGCATCGGTAGTCAAAGGGCGACGGGTGGCCGATGGCGTCGTCGCGCTGGTGGTGCCTGGCTCTAAACGGGTCAAAGCCCAGGCCGAGGCAGAGGGCCTAGACCGCATCTTCCGGGAGGCCGGCTTTGAGTGGCGTGGGGCTGGATGCAGCATGTGTCTGGCGATGAACGAGGACAAAGTGCCTGCGGGTAAGTACTGTGCTAGCACCAGCAACCGCAATTTTGAGGGACGCCAAGGCAAGGGGGCACGCACATTCCTGATGAGCCCGCTTATGGCCGCAGCCGCAGCCGTCCACGGGCGCATTGTGGATGTGAGGGAGTTATTGTGA
- a CDS encoding TIGR01458 family HAD-type hydrolase, translating into MRADMRLRAELAHIQAIIFDLDGTLYTGDALIPGAVEVVRALKEAGMPLRFLTNTTSLGRAVLAERLTRMGFPVAEDEVYSPPWAAGEFLRAREASAYLLVPEGALGDFAGVPIDEQHPDYVVVGDLGDAWTFERLNRAFRLLLEEGAQLIGLGRSKYWLAKDGLRLDAGPFIAALEYATGKSATIIGKPEQALFEAALHDLGLPAERVAMVGDDVEMDIKGAQRVGLYGVLVRTGKFRQGDLARGIWPNLILDSVADLMSR; encoded by the coding sequence ATGCGAGCGGATATGAGGCTGCGAGCTGAGCTGGCCCATATCCAAGCGATCATCTTCGACCTGGATGGCACCTTGTACACCGGCGACGCGCTGATCCCCGGCGCGGTGGAGGTGGTACGCGCGCTCAAGGAGGCAGGTATGCCGCTCCGCTTCCTCACCAACACCACCTCGCTCGGGCGAGCCGTCCTGGCCGAGCGGCTCACCCGTATGGGCTTCCCAGTCGCTGAGGACGAGGTATACAGCCCGCCGTGGGCTGCCGGGGAGTTCCTGCGGGCACGCGAAGCAAGCGCATATCTTCTGGTGCCAGAGGGAGCTCTGGGCGATTTCGCAGGTGTGCCGATAGATGAACAGCATCCGGATTACGTAGTAGTAGGCGACCTAGGAGATGCCTGGACCTTCGAGCGGCTGAACCGCGCCTTTCGGCTGCTGCTGGAAGAGGGAGCCCAGTTGATCGGCCTGGGACGCAGCAAATACTGGCTGGCAAAAGACGGCCTGCGGCTGGATGCCGGGCCGTTCATCGCAGCGCTGGAATACGCCACGGGAAAGTCGGCCACCATTATCGGCAAGCCAGAGCAGGCCCTGTTCGAGGCAGCCCTGCACGACCTAGGCCTGCCGGCTGAACGGGTGGCGATGGTGGGCGATGACGTCGAGATGGACATCAAAGGCGCTCAACGCGTAGGGCTGTACGGGGTCCTCGTGCGCACGGGCAAGTTCCGCCAGGGCGATCTGGCCCGCGGTATCTGGCCCAATCTGATCCTGGACTCCGTGGCCGATCTCATGTCTCGCTGA
- the ilvN gene encoding acetolactate synthase small subunit: MKHTVIAWMEDKPGVLNRVAGLFRRRNFNIDSLAVGHSETPGISRMTFVVDGDERTVDQSIKQLEKLINVTRVEDVTNKPAVIRELALIRVKATGAQRSEIVQLADIFRARIVDVALDSLVVEISGPESRVNSLINLLSHFGILEMVRTGRIAMVRGSGSVTQDRELTPGWSYNGDGSLDESDT, translated from the coding sequence ATGAAACACACTGTGATCGCCTGGATGGAAGACAAACCTGGCGTTCTAAATCGGGTGGCGGGGCTGTTTCGCCGGCGCAATTTTAACATTGACAGCCTGGCCGTCGGCCATAGCGAGACGCCAGGCATTAGCCGCATGACGTTTGTCGTGGATGGCGACGAGCGTACCGTAGATCAGTCTATTAAACAGCTTGAGAAACTGATCAACGTCACCCGCGTCGAGGATGTGACCAACAAGCCGGCCGTGATCCGAGAGCTGGCACTGATCCGAGTCAAAGCCACCGGCGCGCAGCGCTCGGAGATCGTCCAATTAGCGGACATCTTCCGTGCCCGGATTGTAGACGTGGCCCTGGATTCTCTGGTGGTAGAGATCAGCGGCCCAGAGAGCCGGGTGAACTCCCTCATCAACTTGCTAAGCCATTTCGGCATCCTGGAGATGGTGCGCACTGGCCGCATCGCGATGGTGCGCGGCAGTGGCAGCGTGACCCAAGACCGCGAGCTCACGCCTGGCTGGAGCTACAACGGCGATGGCTCTTTGGATGAATCAGACACGTAG
- the leuD gene encoding 3-isopropylmalate dehydratase small subunit gives MEPFTSHTGTAVPLRAENVDTDQIIPARYLTTVTREGLGEGLFADWRRNADGTLRADFPLNQPQYQGATILIAGPNFGCGSSREHAPWALLDYGFRVVISPGFADIFYNNSLKNGLLPVQLPMKVVNLLWDLVEEMPATRLTVDLFHQSVSLPDGRSFPFEIDSFRKMCLLQGVDDLGYLLAKEPLIAIYEACHGK, from the coding sequence ATGGAACCATTTACGAGTCATACGGGCACGGCAGTGCCGTTGAGAGCTGAGAACGTAGACACCGACCAGATCATCCCCGCTCGCTATCTCACCACCGTCACGCGAGAGGGATTAGGTGAGGGGTTGTTCGCCGATTGGCGGCGGAATGCGGACGGCACCCTGCGGGCCGATTTCCCGCTCAATCAGCCTCAGTACCAAGGTGCGACGATCCTGATCGCCGGGCCCAACTTCGGCTGCGGCAGCTCTCGCGAGCATGCGCCTTGGGCGCTCTTGGACTACGGCTTTCGCGTCGTCATCTCGCCGGGCTTCGCCGATATCTTCTACAACAACAGCCTGAAGAACGGCCTCCTGCCGGTGCAGTTGCCGATGAAGGTGGTCAACCTGCTGTGGGATTTGGTCGAAGAGATGCCAGCCACGCGCCTTACCGTGGACTTGTTCCATCAGTCAGTGAGCCTTCCGGATGGCCGTTCGTTCCCGTTCGAAATCGACTCATTCCGGAAGATGTGCTTGCTTCAGGGCGTGGACGATCTAGGGTATCTCTTGGCAAAGGAACCGCTCATCGCCATCTATGAGGCTTGTCATGGCAAGTAG
- the cimA gene encoding citramalate synthase: protein MAKVWIYDTTLRDGAQGEGVNFSLADKLRITQRLDAFGVDYIEGGWPGSNPKDVEFFQHVRSLGLQHARIAAFGSTRRADMAVEEDPQIRLLLDAETPVVTIFGKTWDLHVRDVLRTTLDENLRMIEDSVRYLKAQGREVIYDAEHFFDGWKANPEYALETLRVAAKAGADWIVLCDTNGGSLPWEIEAGVRAAQEAVHTPLGIHAHNDSDVAVANSLAAVRQGCTQVQGTINGYGERCGNANLVSIIPDLQLKMGYECIPADRLAGLRELSLFVSELANLSPNPHQPFVGYSAFAHKGGAHVNAMVKNERTYQHIDPALVGNRKRVLVSELAGKDNIAVKRAEFGLDGLDRATERRILQHIKELEHKGFAFESAEGSLELLMRRARPDYKRPFELIDYTATVEHRQGRGMICEATVKVRVGDQIFHTVSDGNGPVNALDKALRKALLQFYPQLAKVQLTDYKVRILDSQSATAAHVRVLIDSTDGRRSWGTVGASTNIIEASWQALADSVEYALLNGEEETTAEEPAISLQEPTSAARIAQ from the coding sequence ATGGCCAAGGTGTGGATCTACGACACAACGTTGCGTGACGGCGCCCAAGGTGAAGGCGTCAACTTCTCGCTAGCGGATAAGCTGCGGATCACTCAACGGCTAGACGCTTTTGGCGTGGATTACATCGAAGGTGGCTGGCCCGGCTCGAACCCTAAGGACGTGGAGTTCTTTCAACACGTCCGTTCGCTGGGTCTTCAGCACGCCCGCATTGCAGCCTTTGGCTCCACCCGCCGGGCCGACATGGCCGTGGAGGAGGATCCCCAGATCCGGCTGCTACTAGATGCGGAGACACCGGTGGTCACCATTTTCGGCAAGACGTGGGACCTGCATGTGCGGGATGTCCTACGTACAACCCTGGACGAGAACTTACGCATGATTGAGGACAGCGTTCGCTATTTGAAGGCGCAGGGCCGCGAGGTCATCTACGACGCTGAGCACTTTTTTGACGGCTGGAAGGCCAATCCCGAATATGCCCTGGAGACGTTGCGCGTGGCTGCTAAGGCGGGAGCCGATTGGATCGTGTTGTGCGATACCAATGGCGGTTCTCTGCCATGGGAGATAGAGGCAGGAGTACGCGCAGCCCAGGAAGCCGTTCATACGCCCCTAGGCATCCATGCCCACAACGACAGTGACGTAGCAGTGGCAAACTCCCTGGCGGCAGTTCGGCAGGGGTGTACTCAGGTCCAGGGCACGATCAATGGGTATGGTGAGCGCTGTGGCAATGCGAACCTGGTCTCTATTATCCCTGATTTGCAGCTCAAAATGGGCTACGAGTGCATCCCGGCCGATCGGTTGGCCGGGCTGCGGGAGCTGAGCCTGTTCGTGTCAGAGCTGGCCAACCTTAGCCCGAATCCACACCAGCCGTTCGTAGGGTATAGCGCCTTCGCCCACAAGGGCGGCGCGCATGTCAACGCCATGGTCAAAAACGAGCGGACATATCAGCATATTGACCCAGCGCTGGTGGGGAACCGGAAGCGCGTGCTCGTATCGGAGCTAGCGGGGAAGGATAATATCGCTGTGAAGCGAGCTGAGTTTGGGCTGGACGGGCTAGATCGGGCGACCGAACGTCGCATTTTGCAACATATCAAGGAACTAGAGCATAAAGGTTTCGCGTTTGAGAGCGCCGAGGGCAGCCTAGAATTATTGATGCGGCGAGCTCGCCCGGATTACAAGCGGCCGTTTGAGCTGATTGATTACACAGCGACGGTGGAGCACCGCCAAGGCCGCGGCATGATCTGCGAGGCGACGGTCAAGGTGCGCGTGGGGGATCAGATCTTCCACACCGTCTCAGACGGTAACGGCCCGGTCAACGCGTTGGATAAGGCGCTGCGAAAGGCACTGTTACAGTTCTACCCGCAACTGGCGAAAGTGCAGTTGACGGACTACAAGGTGCGCATCCTTGACTCGCAGTCGGCCACGGCAGCGCATGTGCGCGTGTTAATTGACTCCACTGATGGCCGCCGGAGTTGGGGAACCGTGGGAGCCTCCACTAACATCATCGAGGCCTCATGGCAGGCGTTAGCCGATTCGGTGGAGTACGCCTTATTGAACGGAGAGGAGGAAACTACCGCCGAGGAGCCAGCGATTTCGCTTCAGGAACCGACGAGCGCAGCGCGGATCGCTCAATAG
- the ilvB gene encoding biosynthetic-type acetolactate synthase large subunit yields MLLTGAQIVWECLLREGVDIVFGHPGGAILPTYDAMIDYPIRHILVRHEQAAAHAADGYARSTGKVGVCLATSGPGATNLVTGIANAMMDSVPIIAITGQVASYLIGGDAFQETDVTGITLPITKHNYLVTDVRDLARVMAEAFYIARTGRPGPVLVDIAKDAQQAKTEFVYPTSVHLPGLRLPQPPDPNAVKAAADLINSAQRPLILAGHGVQLGDATWELRQLVEKAEIPVVTTLLGIGDIPEAHPLCLGMGGMHGEAYANQAIQACDVLIAIGMRFDDRITGRLDKFAKQAKIIHFEIDPAEIGKNVKPDVAVLGNCKDTLGALLPLIQPARHEEWLNQINVWRQDSWERDIANTEVDELIPPFVMRQLWQATKGKNCIIVTDVGQHQMWEAQYYIHERPRQLITSGGLGTMGFAVPAAMGVKLGNPDAEVWAVCGDGGFQMTMQELGTIVQEKIPIKIAIIVNGFLGMVRQWQQFFYEKRYAGTPIFNPDYVKLADAYGIPARHVTRNEQVAEAIAEAQATEGPFLISFQVKEEVNVYPMVAPGAAVSEMIRRPKPRIVQGYSGVEPSW; encoded by the coding sequence ATGTTACTGACCGGTGCTCAGATCGTATGGGAATGTCTGCTCCGCGAAGGAGTAGATATCGTGTTTGGCCATCCCGGTGGGGCAATCCTGCCCACCTATGATGCCATGATTGACTACCCGATCCGCCATATCCTGGTGCGGCACGAACAAGCCGCCGCCCACGCAGCCGATGGCTACGCCCGCTCTACAGGCAAGGTCGGGGTCTGTCTGGCTACTAGCGGACCGGGGGCGACCAACTTAGTCACCGGAATTGCTAACGCCATGATGGACTCTGTGCCCATCATCGCCATTACGGGCCAAGTAGCCTCTTACCTGATCGGCGGCGATGCTTTCCAGGAGACAGATGTTACCGGCATTACGCTCCCGATCACGAAACACAACTATCTCGTCACCGATGTACGCGATCTGGCTCGCGTCATGGCAGAGGCCTTCTATATCGCCCGCACGGGCCGGCCAGGCCCCGTGTTGGTGGACATCGCCAAAGATGCCCAACAGGCGAAGACGGAATTCGTCTACCCCACCTCAGTCCACTTGCCGGGCCTTCGTCTGCCTCAACCCCCTGATCCCAACGCCGTCAAAGCCGCCGCCGACCTCATTAACTCAGCCCAGCGCCCTCTGATCCTGGCTGGCCACGGCGTCCAGCTCGGTGACGCCACCTGGGAGCTCCGCCAACTGGTGGAAAAGGCTGAGATCCCCGTGGTGACCACCCTTCTGGGCATCGGGGACATCCCGGAGGCTCATCCGCTGTGCCTAGGCATGGGAGGGATGCATGGCGAGGCGTACGCCAACCAGGCCATCCAGGCTTGCGATGTGTTGATCGCCATCGGCATGCGGTTCGACGACCGTATCACTGGGCGGCTAGACAAGTTCGCTAAACAAGCTAAGATCATCCACTTCGAGATTGACCCGGCCGAGATCGGTAAAAATGTGAAGCCGGATGTCGCGGTGCTCGGCAACTGCAAGGACACCCTAGGCGCCCTGCTGCCCCTGATCCAGCCCGCCCGTCACGAGGAATGGCTGAACCAGATCAACGTCTGGCGGCAGGACTCGTGGGAACGCGATATCGCCAACACCGAGGTGGATGAGCTGATCCCTCCCTTCGTGATGCGGCAGCTCTGGCAGGCGACGAAAGGCAAAAACTGCATCATCGTCACCGATGTGGGCCAGCACCAGATGTGGGAAGCCCAATACTACATCCACGAGCGCCCGCGGCAACTGATCACCTCGGGCGGCCTAGGCACGATGGGGTTCGCCGTCCCCGCGGCGATGGGGGTCAAGCTAGGTAACCCGGACGCAGAGGTGTGGGCTGTCTGCGGTGACGGCGGATTCCAGATGACAATGCAAGAGCTAGGCACTATCGTGCAGGAGAAGATCCCTATTAAGATCGCCATCATCGTAAACGGCTTCCTGGGCATGGTACGCCAGTGGCAGCAGTTCTTCTACGAGAAGCGCTACGCCGGCACGCCCATTTTTAACCCTGATTATGTAAAACTAGCTGACGCCTACGGGATCCCAGCGCGCCATGTGACCAGAAACGAACAGGTGGCAGAGGCCATCGCGGAAGCTCAGGCCACCGAGGGCCCCTTCCTGATCTCCTTCCAGGTCAAGGAAGAGGTGAACGTCTACCCAATGGTGGCGCCGGGCGCTGCAGTCAGCGAGATGATCCGCCGCCCCAAGCCGCGGATCGTGCAAGGCTATTCCGGCGTGGAACCGTCATGGTGA
- the ilvC gene encoding ketol-acid reductoisomerase — MANLYYDADADLGRLAGKKIAIIGYGSQGHAHALNLKDSGVDVRVGLYEGSKSWTQAETAGLTVKPVAEAAAEADFIMLLIPDTVQPKVYKESIEPALTPGKTLMFAHGFNIRYGQIQPPAFVDVSMVAPKAPGHRVREIFKEGGGTPGLLAVYQDVSGQAKENALAYAKGIGCTRAGVIETTFAEETETDLFGEQAVLCGGVSALIKAGFETLVNAGYQPEVAYFECLHELKLIVDLIYQGGLSYMRYSVSDTAEHGDYTAGPKIITEEVRRNMQKILEDVRSGAYAEEWIEENAKGRPWFNQMREAERHHPIEEVGRRLRRMMPWINPKEI, encoded by the coding sequence ATGGCAAACCTTTACTACGACGCGGACGCAGACCTAGGACGGCTGGCCGGCAAGAAAATCGCCATCATTGGATATGGTAGCCAAGGGCATGCCCACGCGCTGAATCTGAAAGACAGCGGCGTGGACGTGCGCGTAGGCCTTTATGAGGGATCGAAATCGTGGACGCAGGCTGAGACGGCCGGCCTCACGGTGAAACCAGTGGCCGAAGCAGCCGCCGAGGCCGACTTCATCATGTTGTTAATCCCAGATACGGTCCAGCCCAAGGTGTACAAAGAATCCATCGAGCCAGCGTTAACGCCGGGCAAGACGTTGATGTTCGCTCATGGCTTCAACATTCGATACGGACAGATCCAGCCGCCGGCCTTTGTGGATGTGAGCATGGTCGCGCCAAAAGCACCGGGGCATCGCGTGCGCGAGATCTTCAAAGAGGGCGGCGGTACGCCGGGCCTGCTGGCAGTTTACCAAGATGTAAGCGGCCAGGCTAAGGAGAACGCGCTGGCGTACGCCAAGGGGATCGGCTGCACCCGCGCTGGCGTGATCGAGACCACCTTTGCCGAGGAGACGGAGACCGACCTCTTTGGTGAGCAGGCAGTGCTGTGCGGCGGGGTAAGCGCGCTGATCAAGGCTGGCTTCGAAACGCTAGTGAACGCCGGATATCAGCCCGAGGTCGCCTACTTCGAATGTCTGCACGAGCTGAAGCTCATCGTGGACTTGATCTACCAGGGCGGCCTCAGCTATATGCGCTACTCGGTATCCGATACTGCAGAGCATGGCGATTACACCGCCGGCCCCAAAATCATCACCGAGGAGGTGCGCCGCAACATGCAGAAGATCCTGGAGGATGTCCGGAGCGGCGCATACGCTGAGGAATGGATCGAAGAAAACGCCAAGGGGCGGCCCTGGTTTAACCAGATGCGCGAGGCGGAACGCCATCATCCGATCGAGGAGGTGGGCCGGCGGCTGCGCCGGATGATGCCGTGGATCAACCCGAAGGAGATCTGA
- a CDS encoding 2-isopropylmalate synthase produces MDTVLIFDTTLRDGEQSPGATLHLTEKLEIARQLSRLGVDIIEAGFPAASPGDLEAVRRIAETVGNDPDNRLQGRPPVIAGLARCNRDDIDKAWAAVRPAAFPRIHTFIATSDIHMQHKLRMTRQQVLERTREMVSYAKQYCDDIEFSPEDAGRSDPEFLYEVLAVAIEAGATTLNIPDTVGYTTPEEFGALIAGIRRNVPGIEKVIISTHCHDDLGLAVANSLAGVRAGARQVECTINGIGERAGNAALEEIVMALYVRRPYYRLRTNIITTEIHRTSDMVSRYTGMLIQPNKAIVGANAFAHEAGIHQDGILKHKRTYEIMDATTIGLSESRLVLGKHSGRHAFRTKLEAMGYHLSQDELNQVFQRFKELADKKKVITDADLEAIVADRLYQPPETYVLEMAQIQCGHPLIPTAVVKLRRVTDGAVFTEVGCGTGPVDAVYQAINRIVGVPNKLNEFSIQSITEGMDAVGDVTIRIEAMEPIGSQQSAQGGHGRRIFTGRGVDTDIVMASAKAYMQALNKLLAARQAAEANIAVAMDAH; encoded by the coding sequence CTGGATACGGTGTTGATCTTCGATACGACGCTGCGAGATGGAGAGCAATCGCCGGGTGCCACATTGCATCTGACTGAAAAACTTGAGATCGCTCGTCAGCTCAGCCGTTTGGGCGTGGATATCATCGAGGCTGGCTTCCCGGCGGCCTCCCCGGGCGACCTGGAGGCGGTCCGGCGCATCGCCGAGACGGTCGGCAATGACCCTGACAACCGCTTACAAGGGCGCCCCCCTGTGATCGCCGGGCTGGCCCGCTGCAACCGAGACGACATTGATAAGGCCTGGGCGGCAGTCAGGCCGGCGGCTTTTCCCCGCATTCACACATTCATTGCGACGTCAGACATCCACATGCAGCACAAGCTGCGAATGACTCGCCAGCAAGTACTGGAACGCACGCGGGAGATGGTCTCCTATGCCAAGCAGTATTGCGATGACATCGAATTCAGCCCGGAGGACGCCGGCCGCTCGGACCCTGAGTTCCTATATGAGGTGCTGGCCGTCGCCATCGAAGCCGGCGCCACCACGCTGAACATCCCCGATACCGTAGGATACACCACGCCGGAGGAATTCGGCGCGCTGATCGCGGGCATCCGGCGGAACGTGCCCGGCATTGAGAAGGTGATTATCTCCACGCACTGTCACGATGACCTGGGGCTAGCAGTGGCGAATTCGTTGGCCGGTGTGCGCGCGGGCGCCCGCCAGGTGGAGTGCACCATCAACGGCATCGGCGAGCGGGCTGGCAACGCCGCCCTGGAGGAGATTGTGATGGCGTTGTATGTGCGCCGGCCTTACTACCGGCTGCGCACCAACATCATCACCACCGAGATTCACCGCACCAGCGACATGGTCTCCCGCTATACAGGCATGCTCATCCAGCCCAACAAAGCCATCGTCGGGGCAAATGCCTTCGCCCATGAGGCTGGCATCCATCAGGACGGCATCCTCAAGCACAAGCGCACCTACGAGATCATGGACGCTACCACTATCGGGCTGAGCGAGAGCCGCCTGGTACTGGGCAAGCACTCGGGTCGGCACGCCTTCCGCACCAAGTTGGAGGCAATGGGCTACCATCTAAGCCAAGATGAGCTCAATCAGGTATTCCAGCGCTTCAAAGAGCTGGCGGACAAGAAGAAGGTGATCACCGATGCCGACCTGGAGGCGATCGTGGCCGATCGGCTGTATCAACCGCCGGAGACGTATGTGCTGGAGATGGCGCAGATCCAGTGCGGCCACCCACTCATCCCGACTGCGGTCGTTAAGCTCCGGCGTGTGACCGATGGAGCTGTGTTCACGGAGGTCGGCTGTGGCACGGGACCGGTGGACGCCGTATATCAGGCGATCAATCGCATCGTAGGCGTGCCCAACAAACTGAACGAGTTCAGCATCCAGTCCATTACGGAGGGAATGGACGCCGTAGGCGATGTGACGATCCGCATCGAGGCCATGGAGCCGATCGGATCACAGCAAAGCGCGCAGGGTGGTCACGGACGCCGCATCTTCACAGGTCGCGGCGTGGACACCGACATCGTGATGGCCAGCGCCAAAGCCTACATGCAGGCGTTGAACAAATTGCTGGCCGCTCGACAGGCGGCTGAAGCCAACATCGCCGTCGCAATGGATGCCCATTGA
- the leuB gene encoding 3-isopropylmalate dehydrogenase, whose product MNAKIVILAGDGIGPEVTAEAHKALEAVGRKFGHRFKFEHHLLGGCAIDATGTALPEETLAACQTADAILLGAVGGPQWDDPAARVRPEQGLLGIRKALGLFANLRPVKLFPELLHASPLRPEVLDGVDILVVRELTGGLYFGPRQEAGPDGEQAYDTMLYTRLEIERVVRVAAQAARSRGRRLTSVDKANVLASSRLWRRVTSELMAREFPDVELEHILVDAAAMHLIRRPASFDVIVTENMFGDILTDEAAMLAGSMGMLPSASLGEATNALGLPRGLYEPIHGSAPDIAGLGIANPLAAILSAAMLLRHSLGLEQEARAVEGAVAAALADGYRTVDIARPGERTVGTAEMGAAVCERI is encoded by the coding sequence TTGAACGCAAAAATCGTTATCCTGGCCGGCGATGGCATCGGCCCAGAAGTAACAGCTGAGGCGCACAAGGCGCTGGAGGCGGTCGGCCGCAAGTTCGGCCATCGTTTCAAGTTCGAGCACCATTTGTTGGGCGGCTGCGCTATAGACGCCACCGGCACGGCCCTACCTGAGGAGACCCTGGCGGCCTGTCAGACCGCCGACGCCATTCTGCTCGGCGCAGTGGGCGGCCCCCAATGGGACGACCCCGCTGCCAGAGTACGGCCTGAGCAGGGATTGCTGGGTATCCGCAAGGCGTTGGGGCTGTTCGCTAACTTGCGGCCAGTCAAGCTGTTCCCCGAGCTACTTCATGCCTCCCCGTTGCGGCCCGAGGTGCTGGACGGCGTTGACATCCTAGTGGTGCGGGAGCTTACTGGTGGGCTGTATTTTGGCCCGCGACAGGAGGCAGGGCCGGATGGCGAGCAGGCTTATGACACCATGCTATACACGCGCTTGGAGATCGAGCGAGTGGTTCGGGTAGCCGCGCAGGCGGCGCGCAGCCGAGGCAGGCGATTGACCTCGGTGGATAAGGCAAACGTGCTGGCTTCATCTCGATTGTGGCGGCGAGTGACAAGCGAGCTGATGGCGCGTGAGTTCCCGGATGTGGAGCTGGAGCACATCCTGGTGGATGCGGCGGCCATGCACCTGATCCGCCGGCCGGCTAGCTTCGATGTGATCGTGACCGAAAACATGTTCGGTGACATCCTCACCGACGAGGCGGCGATGCTGGCCGGCTCGATGGGGATGCTGCCCTCGGCGTCGCTGGGCGAGGCGACGAACGCACTAGGACTGCCCCGTGGGTTATACGAGCCGATTCATGGCTCGGCGCCAGACATCGCCGGGCTCGGCATCGCCAACCCGCTGGCGGCCATCCTTTCGGCCGCCATGTTGCTGCGCCACTCGCTAGGATTAGAACAGGAGGCCAGGGCTGTGGAGGGCGCAGTGGCCGCTGCGTTGGCCGATGGATATCGGACGGTGGATATCGCCCGGCCAGGGGAGCGAACGGTGGGGACCGCAGAGATGGGAGCCGCAGTATGCGAGCGGATATGA